The Leucobacter chromiiresistens genome has a window encoding:
- a CDS encoding APC family permease, producing MAHPTTPDAPQRARLSGNLGTGSIAFMVIAAAAPLTVIGGNAPLAIGQGNGAGAPVGFLIASIVLLLFAVGFVAMTPFVKEAGAFFSYVTVGLGSRLGMGTAYVALIAYTAIQAGIYGYMGWAVMDLVRYYGGPEIHWSVFAVLALVVVGLLGYRHIDLSSKVLGVALLLEILVMMIVNVAVLVNGGPEGLAPQSFDPQVFLTSGIGVAILFALTGFIGFESTAIYRDEARDPSRTIPRATYLAVAIIGVFYTLSVWVLVVAAGASNVTEVAQQTLFGSKNMLLDTAGDFAGSLTRNVMQILLITSLFACVLSFHNIVARYQFALAKIGSMPAPLGRVHRRHQSPALSSLVQSVTALVIIGLFVVIGLDPLVEVFGYMAGVATIGMVMMMLLTTVAVVVFFVRNPRLRKSIWTGTVLPVVAVAALCLAAWLVLSNFTMVTGGSLAVSIVLALIPPAALVAGAIVNRKDGGRTVDIQLDRVLEAESRE from the coding sequence ATGGCACATCCCACAACTCCCGACGCCCCGCAGCGGGCACGCCTCTCGGGCAATCTCGGCACCGGCAGCATCGCGTTCATGGTGATCGCCGCCGCGGCGCCGCTCACCGTGATCGGTGGCAACGCACCCCTCGCCATCGGCCAGGGCAACGGCGCCGGCGCTCCCGTCGGCTTCCTGATCGCGTCGATCGTGCTGCTGCTCTTCGCCGTCGGCTTCGTCGCCATGACCCCGTTCGTGAAGGAGGCGGGGGCGTTCTTCAGCTACGTCACGGTGGGTCTCGGAAGCCGCCTCGGCATGGGGACGGCGTACGTCGCCCTCATCGCGTACACGGCGATCCAGGCCGGCATCTACGGCTACATGGGCTGGGCGGTCATGGACCTCGTGCGCTACTACGGCGGCCCCGAGATCCACTGGTCGGTCTTCGCGGTGCTCGCGCTCGTCGTCGTCGGGCTGCTCGGCTACCGCCACATCGATCTGTCGTCGAAAGTGCTCGGGGTCGCGCTGCTGCTCGAGATCCTCGTGATGATGATCGTCAACGTCGCCGTGCTCGTGAACGGCGGCCCGGAGGGCCTCGCCCCGCAGTCGTTCGACCCGCAGGTCTTCCTCACATCGGGCATCGGGGTGGCGATCCTCTTCGCCCTCACCGGTTTCATCGGGTTCGAATCGACCGCGATCTACCGCGATGAGGCGCGCGACCCGAGTCGCACGATTCCGCGCGCGACCTACCTCGCGGTCGCGATCATCGGCGTCTTCTACACCCTCTCGGTGTGGGTGCTCGTGGTGGCGGCGGGGGCGAGCAACGTCACCGAGGTGGCGCAGCAGACCCTCTTCGGGTCGAAGAACATGCTGCTCGACACCGCGGGGGATTTCGCCGGTTCGCTCACGCGCAACGTCATGCAGATCCTCCTCATCACCAGCCTGTTCGCGTGCGTGCTGAGCTTCCACAACATCGTGGCCCGCTACCAGTTCGCGCTCGCGAAGATCGGCTCCATGCCGGCGCCGCTCGGCCGGGTGCACCGCAGGCATCAGAGCCCCGCGCTCTCGTCGCTGGTGCAGAGCGTCACGGCTCTCGTGATCATCGGGCTGTTCGTGGTGATCGGTCTCGATCCGCTCGTCGAGGTGTTCGGATACATGGCCGGCGTCGCGACGATCGGCATGGTCATGATGATGCTGCTCACCACTGTCGCGGTCGTCGTGTTCTTCGTGCGCAATCCGCGACTGCGGAAGAGCATCTGGACGGGCACGGTGCTGCCGGTCGTCGCGGTCGCCGCCCTCTGCCTCGCCGCGTGGCTGGTGCTCTCGAACTTCACGATGGTGACGGGCGGCAGTCTGGCCGTGAGCATCGTGCTCGCGCTCATCCCGCCCGCGGCGCTGGTCGCGGGGGCGATCGTGAATCGGAAGGACGGCGGGCGCACCGTCGACATCCAGCTCGACCGGGTGCTGGAGGCGGAGTCGCGCGAGTGA
- a CDS encoding nitrilase-related carbon-nitrogen hydrolase: protein MTDAVHPLAVAVWQAASTPRDVDANLAALDAVAARAAADGAHLLITPEMYVSGYNIGESMAGIAARQPLERVRRIAERHRIAIIAGGPELLDPAEADPTETTPANADPGPPVANAAWFIDDTGEVLARHRKIQLFGELDRDLFVAGDAPLTIAEFRGHRIAILICFDVEFPETVRAAALAGADLVAVPTAQMEPYGFVNEHVIRVRAWENSVYVAYANQHGPDGELRYVGRSVIADPFGVHVAQADPSGEALIFGDVDRTARERARRQNPYLDEVRTALFRSDERT, encoded by the coding sequence ATGACCGATGCCGTTCACCCCCTCGCCGTCGCAGTGTGGCAGGCCGCGAGCACGCCGCGCGACGTCGATGCGAATCTCGCCGCGCTCGACGCCGTCGCCGCTCGGGCCGCTGCGGACGGCGCGCACCTGCTGATCACGCCCGAGATGTACGTGAGCGGGTACAACATCGGCGAATCCATGGCCGGGATCGCTGCACGCCAACCGCTGGAGCGCGTGCGCCGGATCGCGGAACGCCATCGCATCGCGATCATCGCGGGCGGACCCGAGCTGCTCGATCCTGCGGAAGCCGACCCCACTGAAACCACCCCCGCCAACGCCGATCCCGGCCCGCCCGTCGCGAACGCGGCCTGGTTCATCGACGACACGGGCGAGGTGCTCGCCCGTCACCGCAAGATCCAGCTCTTCGGCGAACTCGACCGGGATCTCTTCGTCGCCGGCGACGCACCGCTCACGATCGCCGAGTTCCGCGGGCACCGCATCGCGATCCTCATCTGCTTCGACGTCGAGTTCCCCGAAACCGTGCGCGCTGCGGCGCTCGCGGGTGCCGACCTCGTCGCCGTGCCCACCGCGCAGATGGAGCCGTACGGGTTCGTCAACGAGCACGTCATCCGGGTGCGAGCGTGGGAGAACTCGGTGTACGTCGCCTACGCCAATCAGCACGGCCCCGACGGGGAGCTGCGTTACGTGGGTCGCAGCGTCATCGCTGACCCGTTCGGCGTGCACGTCGCGCAGGCGGACCCCTCCGGCGAGGCGCTCATCTTCGGTGACGTCGACCGCACTGCGCGCGAGCGGGCCCGTCGGCAGAACCCCTACCTCGACGAGGTGCGCACGGCGCTGTTTCGCTCCGACGAGCGCACCTGA
- a CDS encoding sulfite exporter TauE/SafE family protein — protein MNQIVRPGFLPLLLVGVAGGILSGLFGIGGGTIIVPALALWLSMPQKLSAGTSVAAILPTAIVGATTYGLQGHVDWIAGACLAIGIVIGAQVGAALLAKLPVGAIQWGFMVFLAIVIVSLWFVVPQRGDEIEINALTVILLIVTGFITGVLSGLLGVGGGVVVVPVLMFFFSASDLIAKGTSLLMMIPGSISGTIGNFRRQNVDLRAAAIVGLGACVFVPVGNLFAVLVDPFWGNVAFSLYLVFILVQMLVRKLRAKK, from the coding sequence ATGAACCAGATCGTCCGCCCCGGGTTCCTCCCGCTCCTCCTCGTCGGCGTCGCCGGCGGCATCCTCTCCGGGCTCTTCGGAATCGGCGGCGGCACGATCATCGTGCCGGCCCTCGCGCTCTGGCTGAGCATGCCCCAGAAGCTCTCCGCGGGCACGTCGGTCGCGGCGATCCTGCCCACCGCCATCGTCGGAGCCACGACGTACGGGCTGCAGGGGCACGTCGACTGGATCGCGGGCGCCTGCCTCGCCATCGGCATCGTGATCGGCGCGCAGGTCGGCGCCGCGCTGCTCGCGAAGCTGCCGGTCGGCGCTATCCAGTGGGGGTTCATGGTCTTCCTCGCGATCGTCATCGTGAGCCTCTGGTTCGTGGTGCCGCAGCGCGGCGACGAGATCGAGATCAATGCGCTCACGGTGATCCTGCTCATCGTGACCGGCTTCATCACCGGTGTGCTCTCGGGGCTGCTCGGCGTCGGCGGCGGCGTCGTCGTCGTGCCCGTGCTCATGTTCTTCTTCAGCGCGAGCGACCTCATCGCGAAGGGCACCTCGCTGCTGATGATGATCCCGGGCTCGATCTCGGGCACCATCGGCAACTTCCGCAGGCAGAACGTCGACCTGCGCGCCGCCGCGATCGTCGGGCTCGGCGCGTGCGTCTTCGTGCCCGTCGGCAACCTCTTCGCGGTGCTGGTCGACCCGTTCTGGGGCAATGTGGCGTTCTCGCTGTACCTCGTCTTCATCCTCGTGCAGATGCTGGTGCGCAAGCTCCGCGCGAAGAAGTAG
- a CDS encoding FadR/GntR family transcriptional regulator: MDWNDIGRATTLSLPDRLSVDIERLILDGKLEPGERLPPERELADHFGVSRVSIREALRELENRGLIDRRPGRGTIVLSPGERAGIADGALGELAALQPELHDIMELRAIVEPPIARITATRATDRDIAQLRELVEAMEVDVTKERYAELDRAFHQAIAQYAHNPLLALINEQIAQRIAPSRASRYQTRARRQASSIAHRRIFEAIASGNAALAEDEARAHVLDISNQIANAATTQEELPA, from the coding sequence GTGGATTGGAACGACATCGGTCGGGCGACAACGCTGTCGCTGCCGGATCGACTCTCCGTCGACATCGAGCGGCTCATCCTCGACGGCAAGCTCGAACCGGGTGAGCGCCTGCCGCCCGAACGCGAACTCGCCGACCACTTCGGCGTCTCCCGCGTCTCGATCCGGGAGGCCCTGCGCGAACTCGAGAACCGCGGCCTCATCGACCGGAGGCCGGGGCGCGGCACGATCGTGCTCAGCCCCGGCGAGCGCGCCGGGATCGCAGACGGCGCCCTCGGCGAACTCGCCGCCCTGCAGCCCGAGCTGCACGACATCATGGAGCTCCGCGCCATCGTCGAGCCGCCCATCGCCCGCATCACCGCCACGCGCGCGACCGACCGCGACATCGCCCAACTGCGCGAACTCGTCGAGGCCATGGAGGTCGACGTCACGAAGGAGCGGTACGCCGAGCTCGACCGCGCCTTCCACCAGGCCATCGCCCAGTACGCGCACAACCCGCTGCTCGCGCTCATCAACGAGCAGATCGCCCAGCGCATCGCCCCCAGCCGGGCGAGCCGCTACCAGACGCGCGCCCGCAGGCAGGCGTCGAGCATCGCGCACCGCCGCATCTTCGAAGCGATCGCGAGCGGCAACGCCGCCCTCGCCGAAGACGAGGCCCGCGCACACGTACTCGACATCAGCAACCAGATCGCGAACGCCGCGACGACCCAGGAGGAACTCCCCGCATGA
- a CDS encoding gamma-glutamyltransferase family protein, producing the protein MTTAPAARGAISTSHHLATEAGAEVLRAGGNAIDAAIAAAATLCVVYPNNVALGGDLVALVRNPEGEVRFLNATGTAPAGQSIDVLRERYGDLLPVRGIDTVTVPGGICGWNALHEYGATRRWEQHLEAATRHAEQGVPTARSVAAAIVENREVLELDPGCHGVFFDQGLPLVEGAPFVQPALAASLKRLAAGGSAEFYEGELAQQWVDGLQRLGSRITLDDTAAYSAQWGEPLEGSFQGHRVLTGPPNTSGFMLLRALRDIEAGIADPLGAGAGDLARSFRASNAVRAASLADPAFGGATGDELIAAAPPAHPPVREAKPSGDTVGLSAVSADGWAISLINSVYFGFGAAVLEPETGILFQNRGTSFSLDPAHPNSFAPGKRPRHTLMPVLVLRDDELAWVPATMGGSAQPQIHTQLLVRSLAGAAPEAATHAPRWIVDEPGADGVVRVTIEEDVPAAVHEAIAAAGFPLKVVPPADEDLGHSNLIRLAASGVDAASDPRSDGSAIVV; encoded by the coding sequence ATGACGACCGCACCCGCCGCCCGCGGCGCCATCTCGACTTCGCACCACCTCGCCACCGAGGCCGGCGCCGAGGTGCTGCGCGCCGGAGGCAACGCCATCGACGCGGCGATCGCCGCAGCCGCGACCCTCTGCGTCGTGTACCCCAACAACGTCGCCCTCGGCGGCGACCTCGTCGCGCTCGTGCGCAACCCCGAGGGCGAGGTGCGATTCTTGAACGCCACCGGCACCGCTCCGGCCGGGCAGTCGATCGACGTTCTGCGCGAGCGCTACGGCGACCTGCTGCCGGTGCGCGGCATCGACACCGTCACCGTGCCGGGCGGCATCTGCGGGTGGAACGCCCTCCACGAGTACGGGGCCACGCGGCGGTGGGAGCAGCACCTCGAAGCGGCGACGCGCCACGCCGAGCAGGGGGTGCCGACCGCGCGATCCGTCGCGGCCGCCATCGTCGAGAACCGCGAGGTGCTCGAACTCGATCCCGGATGCCACGGCGTGTTCTTCGACCAGGGCCTCCCGCTCGTCGAGGGCGCCCCCTTCGTGCAGCCCGCGCTCGCCGCATCGCTCAAGCGGCTCGCCGCGGGAGGGTCGGCCGAATTCTACGAGGGCGAACTCGCGCAGCAGTGGGTCGACGGGCTGCAGCGCCTCGGATCGCGCATCACCCTCGACGACACGGCCGCGTACTCCGCCCAGTGGGGCGAACCGCTCGAGGGATCCTTCCAGGGCCACCGCGTGCTCACGGGGCCTCCGAACACCTCCGGCTTCATGCTGCTGCGCGCCCTCCGCGACATCGAAGCGGGCATCGCGGATCCCCTGGGCGCCGGCGCCGGCGACCTCGCCCGGTCGTTCCGCGCGAGCAACGCCGTGCGCGCCGCATCGCTCGCCGACCCCGCATTCGGCGGCGCCACCGGCGACGAGCTGATCGCGGCCGCGCCCCCCGCCCACCCGCCCGTGCGCGAGGCCAAGCCGAGCGGCGACACCGTGGGGCTCAGCGCCGTCAGCGCCGACGGCTGGGCGATCTCGCTCATCAACTCCGTCTACTTCGGCTTCGGCGCCGCCGTGCTCGAACCCGAGACCGGCATCCTCTTCCAGAACCGCGGCACCTCCTTCTCGCTCGACCCCGCGCACCCCAACTCCTTCGCGCCGGGCAAGCGACCCCGCCACACCCTCATGCCCGTGCTCGTGCTCCGCGACGACGAACTCGCCTGGGTGCCCGCGACGATGGGAGGATCGGCGCAGCCGCAGATCCACACCCAGCTCCTCGTGCGCTCCCTCGCCGGCGCCGCCCCCGAGGCCGCCACCCACGCCCCCCGCTGGATCGTCGACGAGCCCGGCGCCGACGGCGTCGTGCGCGTGACCATCGAGGAGGACGTGCCCGCCGCCGTGCACGAGGCGATCGCCGCAGCCGGGTTCCCGCTGAAGGTGGTACCGCCCGCCGACGAGGATCTCGGTCACTCGAACCTGATCCGTCTCGCCGCGAGCGGGGTCGACGCCGCGAGCGACCCGCGATCCGACGGATCCGCGATCGTCGTGTGA